From the Leptospira sp. WS60.C2 genome, one window contains:
- a CDS encoding arginosuccinate synthase: protein MIPDIPISVAIHFESMLKRMGNQLPSHWVKNKTKFLLSYSGGKDSSILLLFLQYLKKHYQIETPHVFYLSHGIRQIENEEKDLKLFLQDIGFPFYFVKKKSQNSQRN from the coding sequence ATGATTCCTGATATCCCGATCTCAGTTGCTATCCATTTTGAATCCATGCTGAAACGGATGGGAAACCAATTGCCAAGCCACTGGGTAAAAAACAAAACTAAGTTTTTGCTCTCCTATTCTGGTGGAAAAGATTCCAGTATCTTACTATTATTCCTACAATATCTAAAAAAACACTACCAAATCGAAACCCCACATGTATTTTATTTATCTCACGGAATTCGTCAGATTGAAAACGAAGAAAAAGATCTGAAATTATTTTTACAAGACATTGGGTTTCCCTTCTATTTTGTAAAAAAAAAATCCCAAAACTCGCAGAGAAACTAA
- a CDS encoding ATP-binding protein — MPKLAEKLKKGLEETGRIVRYHELKRINQKDPSIILTGHHCKDYTESIFLHLTRGGGKKSFYTLPPFDGERFLPLVFLEDEELMELYQYVSSHMRIFEDESNSDLVYKRNRIRNDLLPVLEREKWNFHKTYWNFHDRSQLSLQFDGLNNQKPSVSPHLFRIPHETWVSLNLTSKKDLIDFHLKLMGMYPLYKSGFENFNLQSEGERAFLENKNCYLYKSKFGDLFIIDKKSPAFKKANSFRDGDSFVIEWNGNRFKINDPNRKYSLGSWHHGQKIQIRSGNKEISECMRENGIPFFLRTFIPILYFENEPIQILFSLFSKSEKNYPKRIYLER; from the coding sequence ATCCCAAAACTCGCAGAGAAACTAAAAAAAGGCTTAGAAGAAACTGGCAGAATTGTTCGTTATCATGAATTAAAAAGGATCAATCAAAAAGATCCTTCGATTATTTTAACCGGTCATCATTGTAAAGATTACACAGAATCCATTTTCTTACACCTAACACGAGGTGGTGGTAAAAAATCTTTTTACACATTACCTCCATTTGATGGAGAACGTTTTTTGCCTCTCGTATTTTTAGAAGATGAAGAATTGATGGAACTCTATCAATATGTGTCTTCGCATATGCGTATTTTTGAAGATGAATCCAATTCGGATTTAGTTTACAAACGCAATCGAATCCGGAATGATTTACTACCTGTTCTCGAAAGAGAAAAATGGAATTTCCATAAAACGTATTGGAACTTTCATGATCGTTCTCAACTCTCACTTCAATTTGATGGTTTGAACAACCAGAAACCAAGTGTATCTCCACATTTATTTCGAATTCCACATGAAACTTGGGTCAGTTTAAATCTAACTTCCAAAAAAGATCTCATCGACTTCCATTTGAAATTAATGGGGATGTACCCTCTTTATAAATCAGGATTTGAGAACTTCAACCTCCAGTCTGAAGGGGAAAGAGCATTTTTAGAAAACAAAAATTGTTACTTATACAAATCGAAGTTTGGAGATCTGTTTATCATAGATAAAAAGTCTCCTGCTTTTAAGAAGGCAAACTCCTTTCGGGATGGAGATTCATTTGTCATTGAATGGAATGGAAATCGATTCAAAATCAATGATCCAAATAGGAAGTATAGTCTGGGATCTTGGCACCATGGCCAGAAAATCCAAATTCGTTCAGGAAATAAAGAAATTTCAGAGTGTATGCGCGAGAATGGAATTCCCTTTTTCTTAAGAACTTTTATTCCTATATTATATTTTGAAAATGAACCCATCCAAATTTTATTTTCACTCTTTTCCAAAAGCGAAAAGAATTATCCCAAACGAATCTATTTAGAAAGATGA
- a CDS encoding SpoIIE family protein phosphatase, with protein sequence MEMKEETDFERICLLCTEPRVPSGLTKAGRFFCQTCQREWILEKRKVPRVGKHILNSDEKTEFLLENLSLFNSSLGLEDLMFRFSELIANRLKKDKIAIFITNLELGEIKLAHYYSKQKQLQRVIKRIALDYDLSYGILVEAMAKREPCFYKFSDQTHPFYSFYSRLTGTKSQLVLPILYANIAVGMITIDYEEEDTTDYIEDEEILKIVVGQFAVSLRNSLLFSKSKNQSKHFRSLHTAALTLSQLYLNNHNEMIRMILLTLSGIVDSSVSCLIEIPENASKAKVFKVFRDLENYELKTHTDSIDLEELESIIHTKEMKTVDPLTIPLFEALGIVGKESVIVPIQLENNTICLFVLAKQESRFPHEEMEALNAFVSLARITMGNANLYQNLSNKERLEKEIEIAKEIQSNLLPRNAPEAEGFSFGGLMVPARGIGGDYYDFILSPNRNELFVCIGDVSGKGVAAGLVMATVRTILHSLVRVKDSPWEILNDINNYLYSSYKEAITPRFMSMILIRWNLITDEVTVSGAGHGNFYHYQLQTNSLHSIDTGGIILGINPDISAFKNESKLHFGAGDTILLFTDGVTEALNSVEKQFGEQSLERSFLNHILLEPKKILENIYFDVKEFVKDQEQHDDITMVAVRKI encoded by the coding sequence ATGGAAATGAAAGAGGAAACGGACTTCGAGCGAATCTGCCTATTATGCACCGAACCTCGCGTTCCCAGTGGTCTGACAAAAGCGGGTCGATTTTTTTGCCAAACTTGCCAAAGAGAATGGATTCTTGAGAAACGAAAAGTCCCTCGAGTAGGCAAACACATACTAAATTCTGATGAAAAAACAGAATTCCTATTGGAAAATCTTTCTCTATTCAACTCATCCCTTGGCTTAGAGGATTTGATGTTTCGGTTTAGCGAACTCATTGCAAACCGACTCAAAAAAGATAAAATCGCAATCTTTATCACCAATCTTGAATTAGGTGAAATAAAATTAGCCCACTACTATTCAAAACAAAAACAGCTCCAAAGGGTTATCAAACGGATCGCACTCGATTACGATTTGAGTTATGGGATTTTAGTCGAAGCAATGGCAAAACGGGAACCTTGTTTCTATAAATTCAGTGACCAAACCCATCCTTTTTATTCTTTTTATTCCAGGCTCACAGGAACCAAATCCCAACTCGTGCTTCCTATCTTATATGCAAACATTGCTGTTGGTATGATCACCATCGACTATGAAGAAGAAGACACCACTGACTACATTGAAGATGAGGAAATTCTAAAAATTGTTGTCGGACAATTTGCTGTATCTTTAAGAAACTCATTGTTATTTTCGAAATCAAAAAACCAATCTAAACATTTCAGAAGTTTGCACACGGCAGCATTAACCCTAAGTCAATTGTATCTAAATAATCATAACGAGATGATTCGTATGATTTTATTAACGTTGTCAGGTATTGTTGACTCCTCAGTCTCTTGTTTGATTGAAATACCCGAAAATGCTTCAAAAGCAAAAGTCTTCAAAGTCTTTCGTGATTTAGAAAATTATGAACTCAAAACACATACAGATTCAATCGATTTAGAAGAATTAGAATCGATCATTCATACAAAGGAAATGAAGACAGTGGATCCACTCACTATTCCACTTTTTGAAGCACTTGGGATCGTTGGAAAGGAATCTGTGATTGTTCCTATTCAATTGGAAAACAATACCATTTGTCTTTTTGTATTAGCAAAACAAGAAAGTCGATTTCCTCACGAGGAAATGGAAGCATTAAACGCATTTGTTTCCCTTGCAAGAATCACAATGGGAAATGCAAACTTATATCAAAACCTTTCCAACAAAGAACGATTAGAGAAAGAAATAGAAATCGCAAAAGAAATTCAAAGCAATCTACTTCCAAGAAATGCACCCGAAGCCGAAGGATTTTCCTTTGGTGGTCTTATGGTTCCTGCCAGGGGCATCGGTGGAGATTATTATGACTTCATTCTTTCACCGAATCGAAACGAATTGTTTGTTTGTATTGGAGATGTCAGTGGAAAAGGAGTGGCAGCAGGACTTGTCATGGCTACGGTCAGAACCATTTTGCATTCCCTTGTCAGAGTAAAAGACTCCCCTTGGGAAATTCTCAATGATATCAATAATTATTTATACTCAAGTTACAAAGAAGCCATTACACCCCGATTTATGAGTATGATTTTGATTCGATGGAATTTGATCACAGATGAGGTGACTGTTTCGGGTGCTGGTCATGGAAATTTTTATCACTACCAACTTCAGACCAACTCCTTACATTCCATTGACACGGGGGGAATCATTTTAGGAATTAACCCTGATATTTCCGCGTTTAAAAATGAATCCAAATTACATTTTGGAGCTGGAGATACAATTTTACTTTTTACGGATGGTGTGACCGAAGCTTTAAATTCCGTCGAAAAACAATTTGGAGAACAAAGCCTAGAACGTAGTTTTCTGAATCATATCCTCTTGGAACCAAAAAAGATTTTAGAGAATATCTATTTCGATGTAAAAGAATTTGTCAAAGATCAGGAGCAACACGATGATATCACAATGGTGGCCGTGAGAAAAATATGA
- the yihA gene encoding ribosome biogenesis GTP-binding protein YihA/YsxC translates to MHKYSKEIPFPETKFFTSIAKMDEKEDLDSVPSIAFMGRSNSGKSSLLNALSNHRGLAKVSKTPGKTKLINIFRTKVGFNLIDLPGFGYSKASHKEHKEMMNLLEGFLNSWKQLKILFILCDSQREFPEEELSTIEVAMEKKIKPVVIRTKIDKLNQSGQHKVRSEMEAAMNEIGVPFRVFYLSASTGRGIGELREFILESLGIQTNVSKLEP, encoded by the coding sequence ATGCATAAATACTCGAAAGAAATTCCATTTCCTGAAACCAAATTCTTCACTTCTATCGCCAAAATGGATGAGAAAGAAGATTTGGACTCGGTTCCTTCCATTGCATTTATGGGTAGATCCAATTCAGGCAAATCCAGTTTACTGAATGCATTATCCAATCATAGAGGGCTTGCCAAGGTTTCCAAAACTCCTGGAAAAACAAAACTGATTAACATATTCAGAACAAAAGTCGGATTTAATCTAATCGACTTACCAGGATTTGGTTATTCCAAAGCATCTCACAAAGAACACAAAGAGATGATGAACTTATTGGAAGGTTTTTTAAACTCATGGAAACAACTGAAGATTCTATTTATCTTATGTGATTCTCAAAGAGAATTTCCTGAAGAAGAACTTTCGACAATCGAAGTTGCGATGGAAAAAAAAATCAAACCAGTTGTGATCAGAACTAAAATTGACAAGTTAAACCAAAGTGGGCAGCACAAAGTAAGATCGGAAATGGAAGCTGCCATGAATGAAATTGGAGTTCCGTTTCGAGTGTTTTACCTTTCCGCATCAACGGGAAGAGGTATTGGTGAATTGAGAGAATTTATCTTAGAATCTCTTGGGATTCAGACAAATGTATCCAAATTGGAACCATAA